A single Mytilus trossulus isolate FHL-02 chromosome 12, PNRI_Mtr1.1.1.hap1, whole genome shotgun sequence DNA region contains:
- the LOC134692638 gene encoding uncharacterized protein LOC134692638 yields MIVGKESVGKTCLMRRLLKDDISEVTSTDGVDIVVRRCKINISDGTWTIGKDINDDKVGRIKRALLPTAENIYSQNVQLQETKIINVRHSDDIYTDKKDTTTDAQVSMDKSDDKNGSSLVIHKDLATEANVNFVKKQDTNKSTLLLKPEDLASDTKFGIDQDKDANESASLIMPTDLISTVFSKSADNTLTNLYALCELWDFAGQKEFYATHQAFLTSSAVYLVVADMENDISKQGLNQCFADFQHIGGDGTIQCIAQKK; encoded by the exons ATGATAGTTGGTAAAGAATCAGTTGGGAAAACGTGCCTTATGAGACGATTATTGAAGGATGACATATCTGAGGTTACCAGTACAGACGGTGTTGATATTGTTGTTCGTAGATGTAAAATTAACATAAGTGATGGAACCTGGACAATTGGCAAAG ATATAAATGATGATAAAGTTGGACGGATTAAGAGAGCACTACTTCCAACGGCCGAGAATATATACTCTCAAAATGTGCAATTACAGGAGACAAAGATTATAAATGTTAGACACAGTGATGATATATATACTGACAAAAAGGACACTACAACCGACGCACAGGTTAGCATGGATAAAAGTGATGATAAAAATGGGTCATCATTGGTAATACATAAGGATTTAGCTACCGAAGCAAATgtgaattttgttaaaaaacagGATACGAATAAATCTACATTACTGTTAAAACCTGAAGATTTAGCTAGCGACACAAAGTTTGGTATTGATCAAGATAAAGATGCGAATGAGTCTGCATCATTGATAATGCCTACAGATTTGATATCTACCGTTTTTTCTAAGTCAGCTGATAATACTCTTACGAACCTGTATGCTTTATGTGAATTATGGGACTTTGCAGGACAAAAAGAATTTTATGCTACACATCAAGCATTTTTAACTAGTAGTGCGGTATACCTTGTAGTTGCAGATATGGAGAATGACATAAGTAAACAAGGCTTAAATCAGTGTTTTGCCGATTTTCAGCATATTGGAG gtgACGGTACCATACAATGTATTGCACAGAAGAAATAA